From Selenomonas ruminantium AC2024, a single genomic window includes:
- a CDS encoding glycosyltransferase has product MKNILCYIRKSYGTVIWENMKSFIQGFRECGVDVIVCDMDDYKSVEAVDELLQHPELIWFSVGFNGIGLTASPRQSEIDIPHVSVMLDVPYNRYVGGYDFPCRKHLVTYLDKRAGEILDIAYPSKNMNKMFMPLAGTQYDGLVEGADRKYDVVFSASRWQDGPAIRMWHDGTVNRQITYLLDEVADYMEVYPVTTVDAVREVLKIHGLVDVIYLERLLPYFWQVLQYIKMQRRYRALEMLVRNDIRVDVFGANWESVPFVNKLILHGPIPYEDNVKVFSQAKIVFQDQAEFNHGAHDRVFTAMLNGAVVVSEYSSYLEEEFVCGQEIFLYDWQNGDEQIKVIHKLLADESWRLSIAKSARKIAEKRHCWRNRAEDIMCAITILYGSNC; this is encoded by the coding sequence ATGAAGAATATACTTTGTTATATTAGGAAAAGTTATGGGACCGTTATCTGGGAAAATATGAAAAGCTTTATCCAAGGATTCAGGGAGTGCGGTGTAGATGTCATTGTATGTGATATGGATGATTATAAATCTGTTGAAGCTGTGGATGAATTGCTACAGCATCCTGAATTGATATGGTTTAGTGTAGGGTTTAATGGTATAGGATTAACTGCAAGTCCTAGGCAGAGTGAAATAGATATTCCTCATGTATCGGTTATGTTGGATGTACCCTATAATAGGTATGTTGGTGGATATGACTTTCCTTGTCGTAAGCATCTGGTAACTTATTTGGATAAAAGGGCAGGCGAAATATTAGATATAGCCTATCCATCGAAAAATATGAATAAAATGTTTATGCCTTTAGCCGGAACACAATATGATGGATTGGTGGAGGGGGCGGATAGAAAGTATGACGTCGTTTTTTCAGCGTCTCGTTGGCAAGATGGGCCAGCGATAAGGATGTGGCATGATGGAACGGTAAATAGGCAAATAACATATCTGTTGGATGAAGTAGCAGATTATATGGAAGTATATCCAGTAACAACAGTAGATGCAGTTAGGGAAGTATTAAAAATACATGGCTTGGTAGATGTTATTTATTTGGAAAGATTATTGCCTTACTTTTGGCAAGTTTTGCAATACATAAAGATGCAACGTCGGTATCGCGCATTAGAAATGTTGGTGCGAAATGATATTCGTGTAGATGTGTTTGGTGCAAATTGGGAAAGCGTACCTTTTGTAAATAAATTGATATTACATGGTCCTATACCTTATGAAGATAATGTTAAAGTATTTTCACAGGCAAAAATAGTTTTTCAAGATCAAGCAGAATTTAATCATGGGGCACATGATCGAGTATTTACTGCTATGTTGAATGGGGCTGTGGTGGTTAGTGAATACAGTAGTTATTTGGAGGAAGAATTTGTTTGCGGTCAGGAAATATTTCTTTATGATTGGCAGAATGGTGATGAGCAAATAAAAGTAATTCATAAATTGCTGGCTGACGAAAGTTGGCGATTATCAATTGCCAAAAGTGCGCGCAAAATTGCAGAAAAGCGCCATTGTTGGCGTAATCGTGCAGAGGATATTATGTGTGCGATAACAATTTTATATGGATCTAATTGTTGA